The Clostridioides sp. ES-S-0010-02 genome window below encodes:
- a CDS encoding (2Fe-2S)-binding protein, which yields MEKVKLNINDYMYEVEVEKNETLLHVLREKLNLTGAKQGCNSGSCGACKVLIDGVDIKSCKLLARNCEDKVIYTIESFANGENLHPIQEAFIEVGAVQCGYCTPGMIITTQALLNRNSSPSEDEIREAFKENLCRCTGYIKIIEAVKLSAARLGGR from the coding sequence ATGGAAAAAGTAAAATTAAATATTAATGATTACATGTATGAAGTAGAAGTTGAAAAGAATGAAACTCTTTTGCATGTACTTCGTGAAAAATTAAATCTAACTGGAGCGAAACAAGGTTGTAATAGTGGCAGTTGTGGAGCATGTAAAGTTTTGATAGATGGAGTAGATATAAAATCTTGTAAACTTCTTGCAAGGAACTGTGAAGATAAAGTTATATACACTATAGAAAGTTTTGCTAATGGAGAAAATCTTCATCCAATACAAGAAGCTTTTATAGAAGTTGGAGCTGTACAATGTGGATATTGCACTCCTGGCATGATTATAACTACACAAGCTCTTTTAAATAGAAATTCATCTCCTAGTGAAGATGAGATTAGAGAGGCTTTTAAAGAAAATCTCTGCAGATGCACAGGATATATAAAAATTATAGAAGCTGTAAAATTATCTGCAGCTAGATTAGGAGGTAGATAG
- a CDS encoding molybdopterin-dependent oxidoreductase: MEKVIGKSYPLKDAALKVTGQMKYVADMKPQNALHAKMLLSPVAHAKIKSIDTSEAEKIVGVRAIATHLNTSQRKYNGSLRFYEHNIPENEVIFSDTVRFVGDRVAAVAAETPEIAEKAVKLIKVEYEELPAIFTIQDAIKEDAICIHGDSNMVSQNNINGGDVEKGFKECDYIFEDEYSTPAIHHSAIETHSVIAHYDYNDKLIVHTPCQNTFGFRIILSQIFGMSLNKIRVIRPAIGGSFGGKLEMTIEPVAAALSKMTRRPVKMVLTRKESMISTRTRHGSFVKLKTGVNKDGEVIAQEIKIYTNTGAYASSALNVIGALSHKVFKVYKIPNIKFTGIPVYTNTPIAGAMRGYGSPQIFMAQQAQFAKIAKKIGMDLVDFQNKNAVEPDDVDIIFHGSLGNPRVLDCIEQGKKMFKWDEKKALPKEEGNYLRGIGMAIGAHGNGVFGAHRDVVTLTLKLNEDGTLTLLTGAHDMGNGVVTMQTMMVAEVLGITPDKVDTFETDTDACTFNLGDYASRGVFVEGGGAKKTAEKLKTLILEEAEKLLEISKEELYLENGYVISKLDENIKASLSDVAVYSQSKSLRELTVVEDYSSPAGITSYGVHFAEVLVDKETKDVKVVDFVAVHDVGRVINPLNLEGQLEGGIHMGLGYALSEELAFDEQGRPKATDFKNYKLFRTVDMPKCQVAFVNSYEKAGPFGGKSIGECAVVPVAPAVANAVYDATNVEIHSLPIKLK; this comes from the coding sequence ATGGAAAAAGTCATAGGAAAATCATACCCTCTAAAAGATGCAGCTTTAAAAGTTACTGGTCAAATGAAGTATGTAGCAGACATGAAACCGCAAAATGCACTTCATGCTAAAATGCTTTTAAGCCCAGTAGCACATGCAAAAATAAAAAGTATAGATACAAGTGAAGCCGAGAAAATCGTTGGAGTTAGAGCCATAGCTACACATCTCAATACATCACAGAGAAAATATAATGGTTCTTTACGATTTTATGAACATAATATACCTGAAAATGAAGTTATTTTTTCAGATACAGTTAGATTTGTAGGTGACCGTGTAGCAGCAGTTGCAGCAGAAACACCAGAAATAGCAGAAAAAGCTGTAAAACTTATAAAAGTAGAATATGAAGAATTACCAGCTATATTTACTATACAAGATGCAATAAAAGAAGATGCTATATGTATACACGGAGATTCAAACATGGTTTCTCAAAATAATATAAATGGTGGAGATGTAGAAAAAGGTTTTAAAGAATGTGACTACATCTTTGAAGACGAATACTCTACTCCTGCTATACATCATAGTGCAATAGAAACTCACAGCGTAATTGCACATTATGATTATAATGATAAATTGATTGTACATACACCTTGCCAAAATACATTTGGTTTTAGAATAATATTATCTCAAATTTTTGGGATGTCATTAAATAAGATAAGAGTTATAAGACCTGCTATTGGAGGTTCATTTGGTGGGAAATTAGAAATGACAATTGAGCCAGTAGCAGCAGCATTGTCAAAAATGACGAGAAGACCAGTCAAAATGGTTCTTACAAGAAAAGAGTCTATGATATCAACAAGAACTCGTCATGGGTCTTTTGTAAAACTAAAAACTGGTGTAAATAAAGATGGAGAAGTAATAGCACAGGAGATAAAAATATACACAAATACAGGTGCATATGCATCAAGTGCTTTAAATGTTATAGGAGCACTTAGCCATAAAGTGTTTAAAGTCTATAAAATACCAAATATAAAATTTACTGGAATACCAGTATATACAAATACACCAATAGCAGGTGCCATGAGAGGTTATGGTTCACCTCAAATATTTATGGCTCAACAAGCTCAATTTGCAAAAATAGCTAAGAAAATAGGTATGGATTTAGTAGATTTTCAAAATAAGAATGCTGTAGAGCCAGATGATGTTGATATAATCTTCCACGGTTCTCTTGGCAATCCTAGAGTTCTTGATTGTATTGAACAAGGTAAAAAAATGTTTAAATGGGATGAGAAGAAAGCTCTTCCAAAAGAAGAAGGAAATTATTTAAGAGGTATAGGTATGGCAATAGGTGCACATGGTAATGGAGTTTTTGGTGCACATAGAGATGTTGTCACATTGACTCTTAAATTAAACGAAGATGGTACACTAACACTACTTACGGGAGCACATGATATGGGTAATGGTGTTGTAACTATGCAAACAATGATGGTAGCTGAAGTTTTGGGAATAACTCCTGATAAAGTTGATACTTTTGAAACTGATACTGATGCATGTACATTTAATCTTGGAGATTATGCAAGTAGAGGTGTATTTGTAGAAGGTGGAGGAGCTAAAAAGACAGCAGAAAAATTAAAGACTTTAATACTGGAAGAAGCAGAAAAATTACTCGAAATTTCAAAAGAAGAGCTATATCTAGAGAATGGATATGTAATCAGTAAACTTGATGAAAATATTAAAGCATCATTATCTGATGTTGCAGTATATAGTCAAAGTAAGTCTTTGAGAGAATTGACAGTTGTTGAAGATTACTCTTCTCCAGCAGGTATTACTTCTTATGGTGTACATTTTGCTGAAGTTTTAGTAGATAAAGAAACTAAAGATGTAAAAGTAGTTGATTTTGTAGCTGTACATGATGTTGGTAGAGTTATAAATCCTCTAAATTTAGAAGGTCAATTAGAAGGCGGAATTCATATGGGGTTAGGTTATGCGTTAAGTGAAGAGCTAGCCTTTGATGAGCAAGGAAGACCTAAAGCTACTGATTTTAAAAATTATAAATTATTTAGAACTGTCGATATGCCAAAGTGTCAAGTTGCATTTGTAAATAGTTATGAAAAAGCTGGACCTTTTGGTGGCAAGAGTATTGGTGAATGTGCAGTTGTACCAGTTGCACCTGCTGTAGCAAATGCAGTATATGATGCAACTAATGTAGAGATACATTCATTGCCAATAAAATTAAAATAA
- a CDS encoding flavodoxin family protein, translated as MAKILGICGSPRKGATEYAVLEALKEAETIPGIETEYWSVRGKKISPCVHCDACIRKETMCIIKDDIQELEQKILEADGIIVGSPVYDMNITAQLTAVFNRLRPMYLVHPGKLQNKVGAAITTGGTRYGGQELTKLPIINFFLMHEMLVSGGLGGCYIGGTIWSKDGKAKGAQEDETGMDTVKRLGKGAAEAVMVSKFGLEKWNLVKEELDVKKDEKSPLRDH; from the coding sequence ATGGCAAAGATATTAGGTATTTGTGGAAGTCCACGTAAAGGAGCAACAGAATATGCAGTATTAGAAGCTTTGAAAGAAGCTGAAACTATACCTGGTATAGAGACTGAGTATTGGTCAGTTAGAGGGAAAAAAATAAGTCCTTGTGTGCATTGTGATGCATGTATAAGAAAAGAGACTATGTGTATCATAAAAGATGACATACAAGAATTAGAGCAAAAAATATTAGAAGCAGATGGAATTATAGTGGGTTCTCCAGTGTATGATATGAATATAACTGCTCAACTTACAGCAGTATTTAATAGACTTCGTCCTATGTATTTAGTTCATCCAGGAAAACTTCAAAATAAAGTTGGAGCAGCTATAACTACTGGTGGAACTAGATATGGTGGTCAAGAATTAACAAAACTTCCTATAATAAATTTCTTCTTAATGCATGAAATGTTAGTATCTGGAGGATTAGGAGGATGCTATATAGGCGGTACAATATGGAGTAAAGATGGAAAAGCAAAAGGGGCTCAAGAAGACGAAACAGGTATGGACACAGTAAAAAGACTTGGAAAAGGTGCTGCAGAAGCAGTTATGGTTTCTAAGTTTGGTCTTGAAAAATGGAATCTTGTAAAAGAAGAATTAGATGTTAAAAAAGATGAAAAATCACCTCTTAGAGACCATTAA
- the dpaL gene encoding diaminopropionate ammonia-lyase yields MLKEIKWKVNNLPKGDKENCIKFLNEEEITKVRNFHKSFPQYKETPLANLEGLAKKLGVAGVYVKDESYRFGLNAFKVLGGSYSMGKYLAQRLDTDISELGYEKLTSDEIKEKLGEITFFTATDGNHGRGVAWTANKLGQKSVVLMPKGSSEFRLNKIKGEGADASITDLNYDDAVRLANDYAEADDHGVMVQDTAWDGYEEIPAWIMQGYGTMAQEAIEQLKEYGVDRPTHVFVQAGVGSLAGAVQGYVASIYDECPITVVVEADEADCYYKSAEAGDGKPRFVGGDMPTIMAGLACGEPNTIGFEVLKNHAAAFVSAPDWVSAKGMRTLGNPLNGDEKVISGESGAVTTGLLIAAMEREDLADLRRDLKLDENSRVLLISTEGDTDPDKYRSIVWDGEYPSI; encoded by the coding sequence ATGCTAAAAGAAATTAAATGGAAAGTAAACAATCTGCCAAAGGGCGATAAAGAAAATTGTATCAAATTTTTAAATGAAGAAGAAATAACTAAGGTTAGAAACTTCCATAAAAGCTTTCCTCAATATAAAGAAACTCCATTAGCAAACCTAGAAGGTTTAGCAAAAAAATTAGGTGTTGCAGGAGTATATGTTAAGGATGAATCTTACAGATTTGGATTAAATGCATTTAAAGTTTTGGGTGGTTCTTACTCTATGGGTAAATACTTAGCTCAAAGATTAGATACAGATATATCAGAGTTAGGATATGAAAAATTAACTTCAGATGAAATAAAAGAAAAATTAGGAGAAATAACTTTCTTTACAGCTACAGATGGAAATCATGGTAGAGGAGTTGCTTGGACAGCTAATAAATTAGGTCAAAAATCTGTTGTATTAATGCCAAAAGGTTCTTCTGAATTTAGATTAAATAAAATCAAGGGAGAAGGTGCAGATGCTAGTATAACAGACTTAAATTATGATGATGCAGTAAGATTAGCTAATGATTATGCAGAAGCTGATGACCATGGAGTAATGGTTCAAGATACAGCATGGGATGGATATGAAGAAATACCAGCATGGATAATGCAAGGATATGGAACTATGGCTCAAGAAGCTATAGAACAATTAAAAGAATATGGAGTAGATAGACCAACACATGTATTTGTGCAAGCAGGAGTTGGTTCGCTTGCTGGTGCAGTTCAAGGATATGTTGCTTCAATATATGATGAATGCCCAATAACAGTAGTAGTAGAAGCTGATGAGGCAGATTGTTACTATAAATCAGCAGAAGCAGGAGATGGAAAACCAAGATTTGTAGGTGGAGATATGCCAACTATAATGGCAGGTCTTGCTTGTGGAGAACCAAATACTATAGGATTTGAAGTATTAAAAAATCATGCAGCAGCATTCGTTTCAGCACCAGACTGGGTTTCTGCTAAAGGTATGAGAACATTGGGGAATCCTTTAAATGGTGATGAAAAAGTAATCTCTGGAGAGTCTGGAGCGGTTACAACTGGTCTTTTAATAGCAGCTATGGAAAGAGAAGATTTAGCTGACTTAAGAAGAGATTTAAAGTTAGATGAAAATTCAAGAGTACTTTTAATAAGTACAGAAGGAGATACTGACCCTGATAAATACAGAAGTATAGTTTGGGATGGAGAGTATCCAAGCATATAG
- a CDS encoding YgeY family selenium metabolism-linked hydrolase, which produces MLNEQRKQEVTEICQKLIQNPSSSGNEEGVVKAIEESFEKLGFDSWSRDRYGNIVGCIKGNRPGKKILFDGHIDTVPVPDASKWSVPPFEGKIVDGKIYGRGTSDMKGQYTAMMSAVAYFAKDTNKDFAGELYVAGVVHEEIFEGVSAREISKAVKPDYVVIGESSELNLKIGQRGRGEIVVETFGKPAHSANPEKGVNAVYKMANVIQRIQQLVPPTHPVLGDGILVLTDIKSSPYPGASVVPDYCKATFDRRLLVGETREGVLAPIQALLDEMMKEDSELNAKVSYASEKADCYTGNTIESERFFPGWLYDEDDEFVQAAYKGLKEAGIDSEITQYSFCTNGSHYAGEAGIKTIGFGPSKENLAHTIDEYIEQEQLFIGTEGYYGILKSVYGK; this is translated from the coding sequence ATGCTAAACGAACAAAGAAAACAAGAAGTAACTGAGATATGTCAAAAACTAATCCAAAATCCTAGTTCTTCTGGAAATGAAGAAGGGGTTGTAAAAGCAATAGAAGAATCTTTTGAAAAATTAGGCTTTGATAGCTGGTCAAGAGATAGATATGGAAATATAGTAGGATGCATAAAGGGAAATAGACCAGGTAAAAAAATATTATTTGATGGTCATATAGATACAGTTCCAGTTCCAGATGCAAGTAAATGGAGTGTTCCTCCTTTTGAAGGAAAAATAGTAGATGGAAAGATATATGGTAGAGGAACTTCTGATATGAAAGGTCAGTATACTGCAATGATGTCTGCTGTAGCGTATTTTGCTAAAGATACTAATAAAGACTTTGCTGGTGAATTATATGTAGCAGGAGTTGTTCATGAAGAAATATTTGAAGGAGTTTCAGCTAGAGAAATAAGTAAAGCTGTTAAACCTGATTATGTTGTAATCGGAGAATCTTCAGAACTAAACTTAAAGATTGGTCAAAGAGGTAGAGGAGAAATAGTTGTAGAAACTTTTGGTAAACCAGCTCACTCTGCTAACCCAGAAAAAGGTGTAAATGCAGTTTATAAAATGGCTAATGTAATTCAAAGAATACAACAATTAGTACCTCCAACTCATCCAGTTTTAGGTGATGGAATATTAGTTTTAACAGATATAAAATCTTCTCCATATCCAGGTGCATCAGTGGTGCCAGATTATTGTAAAGCTACTTTTGATAGAAGATTATTAGTTGGAGAAACAAGAGAAGGAGTATTAGCTCCAATACAAGCATTATTAGATGAAATGATGAAAGAAGACTCAGAATTAAATGCAAAAGTTTCTTATGCATCTGAAAAAGCTGACTGTTATACAGGAAATACTATAGAAAGTGAAAGATTCTTCCCAGGTTGGTTATATGATGAAGATGATGAATTTGTTCAAGCAGCATATAAGGGATTAAAAGAAGCTGGAATAGATTCAGAAATAACTCAATATTCATTCTGTACAAATGGAAGTCACTATGCAGGTGAAGCTGGAATAAAAACAATAGGATTTGGTCCTTCTAAAGAAAATCTTGCTCATACAATAGATGAGTACATAGAACAAGAACAATTATTTATAGGAACAGAAGGTTACTATGGAATATTAAAATCTGTATATGGAAAATAA
- the hydA gene encoding dihydropyrimidinase: protein MGTILRGGTIITSDKTYISDLRIEDEKITEIGNDLEINNDKVIDATGRLIIPGGIDTHTHFDMNAGSITTADNFKTGTRAAIAGGTTTILDFAESSEGENLIQGVETYHKKASGNCYCDYGFHMTITCLDKDTFTHMEKLISDGIVSFKMYMAYEGMKVDDGTIYKVLKEAKSLGCIVEFHCENGDLLDALIEERLQNGDLEPKYHPLTRPNIVEKEAVSRLADITELSNSKSYVVHLSCKESLESIKIARQKNVDMIVETCPQYLLLEDSLYNKDEFEAAKYVMSPPLRKKEDIDFLWKGLSEGDIQTVGTDHCSFNFKGQKDLGIDNFSKIPNGAPGVEHRLSLLYTYGVLENRISVNKFVEVTSTNAAKIFGMYPKKGEIAVGSDADIVILNIDKEEIISYKNQKQNVDYTPYEGVKVRCKVEDVFLRGKHVVQSCNIMEQPAGQYIKRKITK from the coding sequence ATGGGAACAATACTAAGAGGTGGAACTATAATTACCTCTGATAAAACTTATATAAGTGATTTAAGAATAGAAGATGAAAAGATAACTGAAATAGGAAATGATTTAGAAATAAATAATGATAAAGTAATTGATGCTACAGGGAGACTTATAATTCCTGGAGGTATAGATACACATACTCACTTTGATATGAATGCAGGCTCTATAACTACTGCTGATAATTTTAAAACAGGAACAAGAGCGGCTATAGCTGGAGGAACTACCACTATACTAGACTTTGCAGAATCAAGTGAAGGAGAAAATCTAATACAAGGTGTAGAAACATATCATAAAAAAGCAAGTGGAAATTGTTATTGTGATTATGGATTTCACATGACAATCACATGCTTAGATAAAGATACATTTACGCACATGGAAAAGCTTATTTCAGATGGAATAGTATCCTTTAAAATGTATATGGCATATGAAGGTATGAAAGTAGATGATGGAACAATATACAAAGTACTAAAGGAAGCTAAAAGCCTAGGTTGTATAGTTGAATTTCATTGTGAGAATGGAGATTTATTGGATGCATTAATAGAAGAACGTTTACAAAATGGAGATTTAGAACCTAAATATCATCCACTTACAAGACCAAACATAGTTGAGAAAGAGGCTGTTTCAAGACTTGCTGATATAACTGAATTGTCAAACTCAAAATCATATGTAGTTCACCTAAGTTGTAAAGAGTCACTAGAAAGTATAAAGATAGCTAGACAAAAAAATGTAGATATGATAGTAGAAACATGTCCGCAATATCTATTATTAGAAGATAGTTTATATAATAAGGATGAATTTGAGGCAGCTAAATATGTAATGTCTCCTCCACTTAGAAAAAAAGAAGATATAGATTTTCTTTGGAAAGGTTTGTCTGAGGGCGATATTCAGACCGTAGGTACAGACCATTGTTCATTTAATTTTAAAGGTCAAAAAGATTTAGGAATTGATAATTTTAGTAAAATACCAAATGGAGCACCAGGTGTTGAACATAGATTATCTCTTTTATATACATATGGGGTTTTGGAAAATAGAATAAGTGTAAATAAATTTGTAGAAGTTACTTCCACAAATGCTGCTAAAATATTTGGGATGTATCCTAAAAAAGGTGAAATAGCTGTAGGAAGTGATGCAGATATAGTGATTTTAAATATAGATAAAGAAGAAATAATCAGTTATAAGAATCAAAAACAAAATGTAGATTATACTCCATATGAAGGAGTTAAAGTCAGATGTAAAGTTGAAGATGTTTTTTTAAGAGGAAAGCATGTAGTACAAAGTTGTAATATCATGGAGCAACCAGCAGGTCAATATATTAAAAGAAAAATTACTAAATAA
- a CDS encoding amidohydrolase, with protein sequence MMDILIKNAIIVTVNKEREVIFDGALVVKDNKIADIGNSKEIESKYTDVKKVINAKGKVLFPGFINTHNHLFQTLLKGLGDDMVLKDWLETMTFPAANYLEPKDTYDAAMLGCVEGLRSGITTMVDYMYPHSKQGLCDGIIDAYKELGIRGILGRGCMNTGAQFGVHPGIMQDVETVEKDVRRLFEKHHNTENGRIKIGVAPAAIWSNSQEMLEMLWRVVKEYDDALFTVHISETPFDREAAKELHGQYDIDVLKKLGILGPNVLMVHCVYLTEEDMELTKKYDMKVSHNTASNMYLSSGVAPVPEMLKKGITVSLGVDGAASNNSQDMLELMKLTALQHKVNKCDPLAMSAEKVLELATIDGARAIGMEDEIGSLEIGKKADLLIFNPMLSPKAIPMHNPVSTLVYSSSMKNIESVIVDGNIIMEDSKILTTDEEKVLKDAQDTAERLCVRGTIKNRMEGHKWNSLY encoded by the coding sequence ATGATGGATATACTTATTAAGAATGCCATAATAGTAACTGTAAACAAAGAGAGAGAAGTTATTTTTGATGGGGCATTAGTAGTAAAAGATAACAAGATTGCAGATATTGGGAATTCTAAAGAAATAGAAAGTAAGTACACTGATGTTAAAAAGGTAATAAATGCTAAGGGCAAAGTCCTATTCCCAGGTTTTATAAATACACATAATCATTTATTCCAAACTTTATTAAAAGGATTAGGAGATGATATGGTACTTAAAGATTGGCTAGAAACTATGACATTTCCAGCAGCCAATTATTTAGAGCCAAAGGACACTTATGATGCTGCAATGCTTGGCTGTGTGGAAGGTCTTAGAAGTGGTATAACAACAATGGTTGACTATATGTACCCTCACAGTAAACAAGGTCTTTGTGATGGAATAATAGATGCTTATAAAGAATTAGGAATAAGAGGAATACTTGGAAGAGGATGTATGAACACAGGTGCTCAATTTGGAGTTCATCCTGGAATAATGCAAGACGTAGAAACGGTTGAAAAAGATGTAAGAAGATTGTTTGAAAAACACCACAATACAGAGAATGGAAGAATCAAAATAGGAGTAGCTCCAGCAGCAATATGGTCAAATTCTCAAGAAATGCTTGAGATGCTTTGGAGAGTAGTAAAAGAATATGATGATGCTTTATTTACAGTACATATATCAGAAACTCCTTTTGATAGAGAAGCAGCAAAAGAATTGCATGGGCAATATGACATAGATGTTTTAAAGAAATTGGGAATACTTGGACCAAATGTACTTATGGTACATTGTGTATATTTAACTGAAGAGGATATGGAACTTACTAAAAAATATGACATGAAGGTGTCTCATAACACAGCAAGTAATATGTATTTATCTTCAGGAGTTGCACCAGTACCAGAAATGCTTAAAAAAGGAATAACAGTTAGTTTAGGCGTAGATGGAGCTGCTAGCAATAACTCTCAAGATATGCTTGAACTTATGAAATTAACAGCACTTCAACATAAAGTTAATAAATGTGACCCATTAGCAATGTCAGCAGAAAAAGTTCTTGAACTAGCGACTATAGATGGAGCAAGAGCTATTGGAATGGAAGATGAGATAGGTTCACTAGAAATTGGTAAAAAAGCAGATTTACTAATATTTAATCCAATGCTTTCACCAAAAGCAATACCTATGCATAATCCAGTGTCTACATTAGTATATTCTTCTAGCATGAAAAATATAGAGAGTGTTATAGTGGATGGAAATATAATAATGGAAGATTCAAAAATATTAACAACTGATGAAGAAAAAGTATTAAAAGATGCTCAAGATACAGCTGAGAGACTTTGTGTAAGAGGGACTATAAAGAATAGAATGGAAGGCCATAAGTGGAATAGTCTTTATTAA
- a CDS encoding 2Fe-2S iron-sulfur cluster binding domain-containing protein, translating into MIIKCTINNKEKELNVRPDDFLADTLRENGYVSVKKGCDTGSCGLCTVMVNNKAVLSCNYLTARVEGQHITTLEGVVDEAKKFGDFLADEGADQCGFCAPGFIMMVLAMKRELQNPTEEEVIDYVNGNLCRCTGYKGQLRAIHKYLNT; encoded by the coding sequence TTGATTATCAAATGTACCATAAATAATAAAGAAAAAGAATTGAATGTAAGACCAGATGATTTTTTAGCAGATACATTAAGGGAAAATGGATATGTAAGTGTTAAAAAAGGATGTGATACTGGCTCATGTGGTCTATGTACAGTAATGGTAAATAACAAAGCTGTGCTGTCTTGTAATTATCTTACTGCTAGAGTAGAGGGACAACACATTACAACACTTGAAGGCGTAGTAGATGAAGCTAAGAAATTTGGGGATTTTCTTGCGGATGAAGGCGCTGACCAATGTGGATTTTGTGCTCCTGGATTTATAATGATGGTTTTAGCAATGAAAAGAGAACTTCAAAATCCAACAGAAGAAGAAGTTATAGATTATGTAAATGGAAATCTTTGTAGATGTACAGGATATAAAGGTCAACTAAGAGCAATACATAAATATTTGAACACTTAA
- a CDS encoding FAD binding domain-containing protein: MITIKEYVVPKSLDEAYELLISRKNNIILGGCGFLKLGSKNIGSAIDLKDLGLDYINETENSILIGADTSLRTLELNKVIKNYCSGVISNAVSNIVGVQFRSGARVGASVFAKYGFSDLIPSLLVVDAKVKLYKKGVMNLADFLESELEKDILMEIILPKKDAIGVFDSIRKCTGDFAVLNGAMLKEGNSYKIAIGARPRRAKIAYKASEVLSLENDANKAGEVSSEELSFGSNIRGSKEYRKDMAKALVVRMYNSIGGEFNGK; encoded by the coding sequence ATGATAACTATAAAGGAATATGTAGTTCCAAAAAGTTTAGATGAAGCTTATGAACTGCTAATATCAAGAAAAAACAACATAATACTTGGAGGCTGCGGATTTTTAAAACTAGGTAGCAAAAATATTGGTTCAGCAATAGATTTAAAAGACCTAGGTTTAGATTATATAAATGAAACTGAGAATAGTATATTAATTGGAGCAGATACAAGTTTAAGAACTTTAGAATTAAATAAGGTTATTAAAAATTACTGTAGTGGAGTAATTTCAAACGCTGTTTCTAATATAGTAGGAGTTCAATTTAGAAGTGGAGCTAGAGTGGGAGCTAGCGTATTTGCTAAGTATGGATTTTCAGATTTAATACCTTCATTACTAGTAGTAGATGCAAAGGTTAAGTTATATAAAAAAGGGGTTATGAATTTAGCTGATTTTTTAGAAAGTGAGCTTGAAAAAGATATATTAATGGAAATTATATTACCTAAAAAAGATGCTATAGGTGTATTTGATTCAATAAGAAAATGTACAGGTGATTTTGCGGTATTAAATGGGGCAATGTTAAAAGAAGGAAATTCTTATAAAATTGCAATAGGAGCTAGACCAAGAAGAGCAAAGATTGCATACAAAGCAAGTGAAGTGCTAAGCTTAGAAAATGATGCAAACAAAGCTGGAGAGGTATCAAGTGAAGAACTTTCATTTGGAAGTAACATAAGAGGAAGTAAAGAGTATAGAAAAGATATGGCAAAAGCATTAGTTGTTAGAATGTATAATAGTATTGGGGGTGAGTTTAATGGTAAATAA